The Molothrus ater isolate BHLD 08-10-18 breed brown headed cowbird chromosome 6, BPBGC_Mater_1.1, whole genome shotgun sequence genome segment TCTCAAGAGCTGGGCTGAAATTTATTCTCAGATCACAGACTGAAGCTTGATAAACTGatagttttacttttttaatgaaaaaccctactaaatatttttacatcCTGCTACTCAGAGCAGTTCAAATACTGTAAATCTCTAATGGACCAAGTCAGAAGGAAAActtcctttcctgtttcatAGCATGTGATGAACCACAGAAATCCCTTATATAGATTTGCTGTGTCTGttaatttcagtatttattcTTTGCTTGTTTCTCTCAGGTTCCCCATTTTTAAACTTTGACTAGGATTGGGAACTtcgtttttttttaattgtttgattggggtttttttccagtgcaaCAAATCCTTGCACCTGTGATTATTGATTCAGGATTGACATAGAAGTAGATGCACTTTCCTACTCAAACTATTGTATAATTCTCTTTTCCACACTTGGCAACCTTTGACCTTGTGTTTACATGTTGTAAGATTTATTGAGGAAGAACAGTGATGGCAGGTACTGGTTACAGACTCACAGTTGCAACACTCCCCAAACcgaatgaaaatacagaatttttacATAATCATAGCTCCTGTGTTCTCTACAACTCTCAACTTTGTGGAGGGAAGCTGGAAATCCAGGaatgaagaattttatttttttttttccttattgtgtgtgtgcagagtCCAAGGTGCTTTAGCTACTCGGTACTTTTCGTAAGAGATTTTATTGGAAAAATACTTCCCTTTGAATTTAAACTTTCAGTATTATTTCAAGTAGGAACTGTCTTCCCTGAACCTCTGATTCCAAAATAATAGTGTAAGAAAAGAATCAAATTTTGCCCTTCAGAGTTGCAGGAATCAAGGCTATGTTTTAGAGTAATCCAGTTAATATTTTGTATTGTTTTCATCATTGTTCATATTTAAGGAAGATACTCTACTGCTGCTACTCAACTGAAGATACTCTActgatgctgattttttttcactctcttttcATGTACCATAACTTTTTTTAcagaagtgggttttttttgttgttgttttgggggtggtttttttgtttgtttatgctTTTCCGTTGGGTTATATGACTAATTTGTATGTGTTTCCTTCTTCAGGCCTCTCAGTGATACCTTATTTGTAAAATCTCATCCAGCTAGCCAGTATTTTCTTGAGGGAGTGCAGGCAGCCTTTTATCTGAGACTGATACTGCTAAGATTGCTCAAAGATAACCCAGGGAAGActtggcagctgctcctgtttgCTCTGGCATTCATCCATATATTGCTTaggctttatttcatttttatccaCAGCCCTTCATATCAATCTTGCTCAATCCTCTTGCACACCTGTCCTCATTGGAGCACTTTTGGGTCCTCAAACAATGGAAACATTCACAGCTCTCTTTGTTAATTGCATTTTGACTTGCAGGGGTCCTGAATTAGGAGCCCAGTGATGTCAAAGGTCCAAAAATCAAATTATGACCTTCAAAATCAGGCCTTTCATCTACCcaatatataattttcaaagACTTCTTAAGgtaattttaaaaggcttttaaaagtaGTGGAAATGTGTTTGCGAGTAAATGATACTGCTGTGACTCCTGCTTTATTTCTTAATTCTCCTACAGAGCTTTTGGGAATTGCTTCTTTTACCCCCGTGGGTCAGGCACTGTACTTTGTGCTGTTAACCTCTAAACATAATTGCACTTTTTTCAAGGCAGGAAAATGGTTTAATAGCaaatctttccctttttctggcTGACTGTGCAGGGTTAAAGGTTTTTAAGTAATCAGCCCATCATTGCACAAGTAGTACATAGTCCATTTGTTACATCATCAGAGacttttttatatctttttacCTCTTGAGTTTTCTATTTGTTGACCTtgaattattgaaaaaaatatggtAACTGCTAATATTTAAGTGAATTTTGTTGTTCCCATAGTCTCCTTTCCAAAAGCTGGTCTTTTATCTCCGGGTCTGAGTATGTACTCACTGTGGTACTCACCTGAGACAAAAACAAGTGCCTGGACCAGCCTCTTTCACTGACTCACCttctgcctggcacagccaaaATCTGATCTAATCTTGGTTTAGCTGCAACAGCAACTTTCAGATTTGACCAAATGTCTGTAgatgatttattttactttttgtttacCTTTCTGTAGTATAATCTTAGTCCTGTAAAGGTGGGGAGTGTGTGTGGAGTGTGCACACATCTCAGCCCAACACAAAGTACGAAAAACCCCCTCAAACCAAATCAATTTTGAAGAGAGCAGAGGCCTTAAGCTGGTTTTAACCCCAGGTGTTTCTTGTGACAATGAGAATGCTCTAGAGAACAGTAATGAAACCCATTCATGTTTTTATTCACTGCATGTGCACTTCCTACAGTCTAAGTGTTGTTTGTAGTTTATCCTAATTTATTGTAGTTTAAGCACATTGCTGGAACACCATGTTAATCCAAAATCCTTTGTAGTTTCAAACTCAAGTAAGCAAATGCTGTGTCAAGCATTAAACCCTCCacatgaggaaaacaaaaaaacccaataccCGTGATCAGAGGCCTCTGACATTAAGTGTGTGCAGCTCCACCAGTCCATGATCTGACTTTGAGCCCATGCCCAGGCTCAGAAATGCTCAGACTCAGCAAAGAGCTCCTCCCTCTCCTAACAATTCACCTTCTGCTTGCCCTGCCCACTCTTAACATATCTGAACCATAACCCCAGGAAAAACCAGTAGAAAAATTCAGGCAGCTTCATCTCTGCTGGAATTTTATCCCTCAGTCCTTACTCACTTTGTTCTGCCAGAGAGTCCCTTGTGGTCCCTGCCCCTCAGCTTGCTGGGAATGCAGCTGTGGCAGGCTGTGAATGGTAGCACCAAGCCTTGTCCTTTATCTGTGCAGGTAGGCATCGTGCCAGAGCTCTCCTGAGGTcttcagggagctgggagagagagaaagagaggacacatcacagggctgctcaggaGAGTCGTGCTGGGACAAGGGGTTGAGGTTTTGTCTCTGCTTATTTCCCAGAATCCCACAATaagctgagctgggagagacCCACAAAGACTGAATCCaactcagccctgcacagcaccatccccaagagtcaccATGTGCCCAAGGGGTAAAAGTAGAGCAAAACAACTCTTGCTCTTAGGATTCCAGTCTCTCCTGCATCCCCCTGCAGTTTTGGGAGTTTGTTTTTACTCACTGCACGATGTCTGCaaaggctgtgagcagaggcttGCACTGGTACTCGAGGCCATGCTTGGCACACAGGGACTTCACCAGAGGGGCCACCTTCCAGTAGTTGTGCCGTGGCATTGTAGGGAAAAGGCTGTGAACAGGAGACAGGCAAGCTTCACAGGAAATCCTAGTTATTAGTGCTTCCCAGGAATCACCCAGCTCACTATGAGCAGggtctgctcccagctcctctttcCCCCTGCTGTGCTTTTAGCACAAGGAACTCATAGAAATTTCCTGATTTCCCCTCTGTTCTTTTCCACAGTTTGTCTCCAGATGAAATTATGTTTATGGAAGAAACTACtttcccctccatcccttttTCCAGAAGTAGCTCTCTCCATATCACAGAGGAGATGAGCCCATCCTTCATCCTTGCATATCTCACCCTATAGAGTTAACAGCATAAAAAATAAGCAGATGTGGTTTTAAACTCCTATGCCAGACTAAAAACAGGTGCTTTAACCAGGACATTTCCATTGATCCCTAAAACTTGGGATTGACGCTATTGCTGTTCTTGCACTGATCCTGCCCCTGTTCCATTTTCTCTTATCATCCTGTGGATCCAGTGGAAGTTTTGAATTGCATGATTCTCTTTAAGAGTTTCAAGTTTTAAAGATAAACTCACTACTGCCCCACAACTATTTGTAGAATTCAGagcaaaaaataagaaaggaaaaaaataaaagagagaaggggaaatatttttaaaaaagaggaggagaaaaaaaattccctcttGGGGTGAGTACTCACTGATGCTCAATCTGGAAGTTGAGGTGTCCTGTGAACCAGTCATTGAACAGCGACTGCTCCACGTTGCAGGTTGCCAGGAGCtagaggaggagagaggaaagcaaaGTCAGAGACAAGTCCAAGAGTATGTTTAAGAAGCAGAGCTCAACCTGGATTTCATTCTGGATTGCCCATGAGTGTCTCATTGCTGTACTCCTTTACCTTTTCCATGACTGAATCCATCAGCCTATTAACCTTCACCTCCCAGCCACCGACAGATTTCACCCTTAGTGCAACAGGAGACTTGCTTATGGTTAAAATTTGTACCTGTATGGCCACAATTCTTAAGAAGGCAAAAATCTTTTACCTGAGTAGACACCCAGTCCAAATTCTTGTCATAGTCGATATCCATTGGGATATGGTTCATCTGTGAGACCCAGACAaaccagctgctctccagcatccTGTGCAATGAGATGAGAGAATTCAGTGCTGAGTGAGCCCATCAACAAGGAGCCATTGAAATAATGGCAAAGCCAGACTTAAAAGACGTGGCTGAACACTAGCCTTGCTAAGCCAGCACCTGGAAGGACTTCCAAACTCTGGAAATTTAATATTTCCTTATGAAACTCATGATTATTTAATGTGTTTTGTTAACACTGACTGGTGTTCAGCTTGTTTTATCTGTAGCCAAGGCCCAAACTGATTAGAATCAGTGAAATGATCCAAGGGGAGAGTGTGCTGTCCATTCaagtcagtgctgctggataATACCTGGGCATTTGCAAGCCCAGGCTAAGCTGTTTTGGTTAAATGTGCTCTTTAAGCAGCAGCAGACTCAACACCCAAAGCACTGAATGTTATATGAGGTAAGTATTTCTCAGTTTGGTCAGCACTCAGTGAAATCTCTTTGTTGCCACAGCTAATGGAGCAACACAAAACTTGCACTGGCAATTCAACAAAAGAATTTATGAATTAAAAAGTAGGCAAAAATGAGGTGGTAAAGGAGAATGTGGAAATATAAGCATAGAGAAAGCAGGCAGGTACAGATGTAAAGAATGCATAGAGAAAAGGCTGAAGAACCTTCTAAAGACACATCAcctgaatataaaataatatgcCAGGAGACTCTTTGTTTCTAATAAAGATCCATAAGTATAAAAGAATCTGATGTAGAAGGTCAGCATCCAGGCCAAGTCCTACCAAAGACAACAAGAAAAGTATGTCTTTATAAATTacatttgcttatttattttttaagcttcaTAGTATAGTAAAAGAGAACAATTTACTTTTGGCtttaacagtttttttttctgaatggcATAATCTAGAGCAATCTAACACAAGCCTATGATACTTTCTCACAGCTTGCTGTAAGAGGTGAATCTGAGCATTCTTGCCCAGCAAGGGGCTGGCTCCATGCTCAGAAGGAAGGCTGAAGGTCCCCATCTGACCCCTTTTGGTCACACAAGTAGCAGTACTCACCGCCCAGTACTTCTTTGTGTAGGCAATGTAGAATGTGTGGCAGTGGAAGTAGGTGGGGAACAGGAGCggaggaagagctggaaagaaaaattcatcaCTGGTGACATAATGGACTGAGTGACAACATCAGCCTGGGAGGGAAGGGTCCTGaattcctgctcagcctggagaactGTCCAGGTTAGGATGCTGGTTTAGTGCCTTGAAACATTTCTAGGTCTGTCCATTAATCTCAGAGTTCTTACACACCTCAGATTTCATCTTAGGCTCTTGACTGAGGAACAGCCACAAATGATTATTTTGGGAAGTGGCTTCCACAGCCCAAAGCTTATCTGGCTCCTTATTCCTTGGTCTAAAGCAGGGGAACAACAGGAATGAATATTAAATCCCTTTTCtgtgaggggtttggggttgaAGAACTCAAACACAGCCTTCCAAAAGGACATCTCACTTGCACTTAAAACCCCaagaaaccaaagcaaaccaaacaaaaaaaaaaccctgaaacccACAGACTTTGATACTACTGAAAGATGTGGTATGATATCATAACCCAGAGCCTCTGTGGAGGATGTGGGAGATCTGGGATAAGATGAGGCAGGTCTCCACCTCTTCCAAAAATCTGgttgttattattttatgttttttattgTGTTCTTTGACTCAGGCACCTTTGTTTTTCTCAAGTTCTCCAGGTCAAAAGTAGAATCTCCAAGTCCCTTTAATATACCTCACGGGGAATTGCAGGAGGATAGAGATACTCACTGATGAAGAAGTATTTATGTTGGTGGTTGTAGGgcatgtattttttctttttgatcccaagctgtgagaaaaaaaaaaaacaaaaaacaaaaaaaaaaaaaaacaccagaaaaaaataaaattagtggAGACCAAGCAATTTGCACAGGTAACTTgctcttttccatttattttccagaggGACTATTCTTGCACACTTCCCACAACCCTCATTCCTTGTTTCATGATTCATTTTGTGAAGAATTAGATATATCAAGCCTAAGTTATGTTAGTGGTCAGAAATACgtattttctctcattttccccCCTTATTTCTTCTCTGATTCTCTAAACTTAAAGCACAGCTCCATGATGgcatggagaaaaatatttcagtgctgtAGCTGCTGTGATGGTGTCAAGAACTGATGGGATCTACAGCAAAAGGGGTTCAGCACTCTTAGGTTGTCACTCCTGGCAATGTCCAAGCAGGATAAACTGGGAATATCCTACACAGTCCAACAAATTCTGCCCAACTGGGGTTCCAGGAAAGCCCTGGGTTTTtcagtcctgctgctcctgtcacagcAAACTCTCCTAGAGGACATGAACACATCAAAGTCACCCTCTGACTGAGCATCATACATTaatatcaaaataataattccaGGCTGACTGCAGCCATGCCTTACATTGATTGATGTTTACAGGTTATCTAATGATCATTAATTACTGAGTTGTTGTTCTAGGTCATTAGATTTCTCCAACCATGAATGTGCTGGTAGATTTTCCACCCTATATACAATGCCCTCACATCATGTCTAATTTATTTACATCAATATATCAGCTGTTCAAGTGATTCTTAAAGGGACTTAGTGTGAACTGTGGAGAAATAAACCTCATTACAGAAATTGCCATCACACCTTAGGTGTAGACTTCCCACACCCACTCACTGACCTCCACAGAGAATTTCTTCCCCAAAGTGAAGAGGAAAGGGTGCATATCAATGTCAGGGTCCTTGTGGAAGCAGTTGGGTTTGGCATGGTGCTGGGAGTGCAGGAGAGTCCACCACTTGGCAGAGGCCCCCTGTTCAAGGGAAGAACAAAGcatgaaaagcattttcagagcCAGAATTCCTTTTACTTCCTGATCCTAATCCTTCCCCCAGTGCTGCACATGCTCCACAGAGTCTTCAGAACACATGTTTTTACAGGAAAACCCTCAGAAGTTTTCCAGGGACTCACAATCAAATGGCACATCACAAACTTGTGTAGCAAGTGGTTCCACTTGGTTTTCCTGAATACTGAGAGGTGTCCTAAATCATGCTGTAACCAGGAAGCCTGgacctggaggaggagaaagaaaactttaggaggggagaaaaaaaggaattgagATGGGAATGGTGCCACACTCATCCTTTGCATTGAAATATCAAGATTAATTTTCCGGACACCACTCCCAAGTCACCAGCAGAAAGGGACTGTGGAATCCTGACAGTCCCAAGGCTTCCTCCAGAATATACCTTGCTGAAAGAATCCCAAACTAGGTTTAGTGTGAGAACCCCACATGCAGAATTTCCTCTTGGGATCCAGATAGTAGCTGTGTTTTTATGCCAAATGAGGACGCAAAGGACAAGAAACTCCtcacacgtgtgtgtgtgtagatTGATGCAAGTCCATGCTGTGGAATTCATTGCTCACCTGGGAAatggtcagcagcagcagggagaaaacaaaGGGCAGTAAGGACGTCCCAAAGTAGAAGAGGATGAGCCAGGCAGCTGCATCCAGGAGCAGGATgtgagccaggagcaggaagaagaagagtTGGTTTGGCTCCAGGAGTCCCGTTCTCTCGACTGTAGCGCGCAATTCCCGGAAGTCTTTCACCAGCATTTCCTGGGGGAAGCATCAGGGTTGCAATTCTCTGGTTTTAGAGAGCACCACTTCAGCCTCATAACCCAAAAACCACTCTAATGGGGGGGAGAATGAACAAAGGATCTGGCTAAAAGGGCAAGAGCTGGGTTTAATAAACATTATCATTGCTCTGCTACAGCTTTTTGTtgaggagccaggagcagccatcACAATGTCTGCATCCCAACCCCTAAAATAAATCCTCCTCAGTGCTTCTTCCGTCAAATCcttggcaggcagcagagggcCCAGCTGGAAGTTGTGTTTAGTGGAAGCTGTACTTTGTGTGCATGAACTTCGCATGCCACCTTGTGGTAGGTCTTTGCATGGAATTGTTCCTTATATTTGTCTTCacttttcccttcccaggatTAACAAGGGAGAGTTAAATGCACCTACAGCTGAAGGAGAATATTTATTCTCCAAGactattccttttccttttgcttagCTCTTCCTCAAAGCAAGGGAAAGAAGAGGTCATAACTCTGCTATTTAGGTAGAATGGCTGtgataagaaaaattaatcttcaGGAATTTCATGTTTACACATTGTTTTTAAGTAGTAGCCCAAAAAATGTGAGGAACCTGGTTTCCATTGTTCCAGGAGCTATGCTGATAGAGAAGAACAAGGTGTAATCTCAGAATATTTCCCTTTAGTCTCCTTTGATCTGTTTTGTAAGGACAGACTTACATTTTTAGTGGGCTCAATGCTGGGTTGGTCAGGTGCCAGCTCCCCAATCTGCAGTGGCTTCAAGTACTTGCTCACCAGCACCTTGTCAACATGGAATGCCGCAAAGGCATCCTGCAAAGGCACAgcaacaaaggaaaagaaatccatattttggttaaaaaaaaataaagccttttgAATCActccattcctggaagtgtccaagattgaagcaacctggtctggtggaaggtaTCCTTCCTTTTTTATCCTTAGTGAGAgaacacaacaacaaaaagcagtAGCAAGAGGACTCCACAGTTTCAGTGTGCAGTGTCACCATTTCTGAAATGTTGGCATTAATTATActcattttttaattcatcaGGTGTCTTTGCTTACTGAGAGCCTTTTGTGCTTCTCATCCTCTCCTGAGCTGCCACCTTTCGTGGGTTTCTGCTTTTGGTTAAAATCTTCCAGCTCAATTAagataatttcttaatttttcataatatatATCCAAAAGACTAAGCAATGGACCTAATGCAAGATGGACAGACACGAAAGTGGCTCAGATCCTGCAGGGCTTTATGATTTGCACATGGAACCAACTACCTACCAACCTGGCTCAGATCCCAGAAACAAAATATCTGGTTCATCCATTGTCTGGGATTTTCCAGCATGCTAAAAGGAATCTGGCAGTAGTAACTCAAGAAATGAGTGCTGAAATTACAGAATGCAAAATTCAACTAATACACAATTTGAAATTTAAACTTGGtgaactgaaaattattttaatttccatgaGCCTTAAATATCCCTTATATatggaaaaaattgctgcagctcacagcaacTACACAAGCAAGACCAGGAGATAAAAGGAATCCCAAAAACTtaagaatcacaaaatggtttgggttggaagggacttttaaagCTCCtctagtccaacccccctgcaatgagcagggacatcttcacCTACATTAGATTGCTCCATCCAGTCTGACCTTGAGTGTGTCCAGGGGTGGAGCATCTCTCGGTGACCTACGCCAATATTTCACCACCCTCATCAGCAAAACCTTCTTCCTTATATGCACTCTAAATAGACGCTTTTTTAGTTTAAAGACAATCTCCTTTCCCTGGAGGTtggtcctgtccctccaggcccttgtccaaagtccctctctggTTCTCTTGGAGCCCTTTAGAgactggaaggggctctgagctcttctcagagccttctcttccccaggctgaacactTCCAGCTAGCAaaggtgctccagtcctctgATTATCTCCATGTGCTCCTCTGCTTTGGCTCCAGCTGTTGCTCTGATTTAGCTGGAGCAAGAGCTCCGATCCCGTTCCCGTGGGCTGCATCTCCTCATTTGCCCTTTCCCATGGCACGGGGATGGCGAGGCTCGCACGGAGCGGTCACACTTCGTTCCCCCGGCTCTGTCCCACACCCCGATTCCCACTGAGGTCGTTCCCAAGCCCTCTCCGCTCGGCTTTTCCCGGGCGCCCTCCTCCGGCGCACCCCGGCTCCCGCATCCCCGCTCCGCTCACCGTGGCGTCCTGCCCGGCGTGGCTGACGAGGAGCCGGGCCCCCCCCGGGTGTCTCCGGCAGAAGTGGCTGATGTCGTACACCTTCCTGCCGATCACCAGCCAGCGCTCCTGCGGCGCCGGCCCCCGCCCGTTCCGCTGCCCGATCTCCTCCCAGGTGAAGCGCCGCATCCCCGCTGCGGGAGCTCTGtcccagtccccatccctgtccctgtccctgtccctgtcctcatcCCGCAGctgcccgccgccccccggcgGTGCCATCCTCCCTCCCGCAGCTGCAGCCCCGCATCCCGCTCCGCCGCGGCATTTAAGGGCGGGAGCCGCCCCGGAGCCGCTCCCCGCCTCCTCCACCCGCTCCAGCTCCTCGGGGTGGGGTCTGCCCCCCAAAATtgccccttcccaccctggCTCTGCATCCCCAGTGCCAAAAGCCCCGTGGTACCCTCGGGGGGGGGCACCTGACTGCTTAGGGGGGTCCTCAGCAAGTTCATTCCATTCCCAGGACGGGCTCAGGGAAATCTTCCCTTAAAATACTCCT includes the following:
- the LOC118686982 gene encoding acyl-CoA (8-3)-desaturase-like: MAPPGGGGQLRDEDRDRDRDRDGDWDRAPAAGMRRFTWEEIGQRNGRGPAPQERWLVIGRKVYDISHFCRRHPGGARLLVSHAGQDATDAFAAFHVDKVLVSKYLKPLQIGELAPDQPSIEPTKNEMLVKDFRELRATVERTGLLEPNQLFFFLLLAHILLLDAAAWLILFYFGTSLLPFVFSLLLLTISQVQASWLQHDLGHLSVFRKTKWNHLLHKFVMCHLIGASAKWWTLLHSQHHAKPNCFHKDPDIDMHPFLFTLGKKFSVELGIKKKKYMPYNHQHKYFFITLPPLLFPTYFHCHTFYIAYTKKYWADLAWMLTFYIRFFYTYGSLLETKSLLAYYFIFRMLESSWFVWVSQMNHIPMDIDYDKNLDWVSTQLLATCNVEQSLFNDWFTGHLNFQIEHHLFPTMPRHNYWKVAPLVKSLCAKHGLEYQCKPLLTAFADIVHSLKTSGELWHDAYLHR